One part of the Aspergillus fumigatus Af293 chromosome 7, whole genome shotgun sequence genome encodes these proteins:
- the pxr1 gene encoding telomerase inhibitor/ribosome biogenesis protein PXR1, whose amino-acid sequence MGLAAPRKKTKISHDPNNTSWSRSTDGFGHRILKAQGWTPGDFLGARNATHSDLFTTASASHIRVVLKDDTLGLGARPKRDLLDGPTGLDAFKGLLGRLNGKSDTQLEAEQQKRDDAKLARYAATKWQTVRFISGGLLVQEKDNATASPASQDLRVDFPRETSSNEHENGMFKTEPMDSYSHQEGCATAREEEGKKKKKKNKKGKEMDMSPRKSREKKQEKIQKKRKIGDCDRLDTETADRTSTKVLVAVANDKGTSLLASNGPSTSRERQPMGRRIFRSRHIEQKKRALMDDKSLNEIFMIKT is encoded by the exons ATGGGCCTGGCGGCGCCTCGCAA GAAAACCAAAATCTCGCATGATCCCAACAATACCTCTTGGTCACGATCAACGGATGGTTTTGGACATAGGATTCTCAAAGCCCAGGGCTGGACTCCCGGTGACTTCCTCGGTGCCCGAAATGCCACTCACTCTGATCTATTCACTACGGCTAGCGCATCACATATAAGAGTTGTCTTGAAGGATGACACATTAGGCCTGGGAGCTCGGCCAAAGAGGGATCTTTTGGATGGACCCACTGGCCTGGACGCATTCAAAGGATTACTCGGCCGGCTCAATGGTAAATCTGATACACAACTTGAAGCGGAGCAACAAAAGCGGGATGATGCTAAATTGGCTCGATATGCTGCAACGAAGTGGCAGACTGTCAGATTTATAAGTGGCGGACTTCTTGTGCAGGAGAAGGATAATGCTACGGCTTCCCCGGCTTCTCAGGATCTTCGCGTTGACTTCCCGCGGGAAACATCTTCCAACGAACATGAAAATGGCATGTTTAAGACTGAACCCATGGATAGCTACTCACATCAGGAAGGCTGTGCCACAGccagggaggaggagggcaagaagaaaaagaagaagaacaagaagggaaaggagaTGGACATGAGTCCCAGGAAATCCCGCGAAAAAAAACAAGAGAAGAtacagaagaaaaggaaaattGGTGACTGTGACAGACTCGACACGGAAACAGCGGACAGAACCTCTACAAAAGTCCTTGTAGCGGTCGCAAACGATAAAGGTACATCTCTGCTAGCCTCGAACGGTCCATCAACATCGAGGGAACGCCAACCTATGGGAAGACGGATCTTTCGAAGCCGCCATATTGAACAAAAGAAGAGAGCCCTTATGGATGATAAATCTCTCAATGAG ATATTCATGATCAAAACATAA
- a CDS encoding putative kinesin family protein (KipA), translated as MSTIPELSRPAASPPAGTLPPLPAPKVRKSLPLSTDIQRASSPLQSTSKLRTPSSPRSNFNRSPLSSSISTQGSLRSASGGRSPASPEKSLRRTISIAAFPQPPKVNGRSSVASTISGSNNIPLGSARVKSGSRLSSGTTSSYRSSRPPSLLNGNGDSRNGASLDSREQEASPTQSRSSSAQGSYSTSATTCEDPDDATGIAKSNSRTKQAKGNVIVSVRVRPNLTGTDSSASDSDWVVDGRRGLISYKGKEGGVDYLYDNVFPPHEHNAKVYDAAAKRLVRRVMEGYHGTVFAYGMTGTGKTFSMQGTATSPGVIPLAITDIFSFIRETPHREFLLRVSYLEIYNEKIHDLLSASGSTGLGNSQQEEIKLREDSKRGVYATPLKEEIVQSPTQLLRVIARGDLARRTGSTQFNARSSRSHAVVQIVVESRERAPTSKPSQERRSGMAPGGVRVSTLSLIDLAGSERAAEDKERRTEGAHINKSLLTLGTIIAKLSENKDKGGTSADREGRHLPYRDSKLTRLLQPALSGNSLVSILCTIQIDGSGSSATTGSLSTETLNTLKFAARAKNSIVSHAKRAEEAFGSGGVDAGSRVLLERYRMEIQTLRSQLESQARDQAEKELKLEEQQLEKEAKVRHEEQMLEMQLARTALKERIEHLNRLILCSKSTGVNSHNGIAAFGRLSRMSTTGSISRSLRSSVSQSTLSACGFSSVRPVSLLSTNSTELSVNLPYRNAPLEHEEDEIMGEFADGRASAQRQIAALQADLNDKNRYISTLERRLLQARRSSHSRITMGVKSVNAPSEEPDFRALLREKDMEINELRLQLDDKDRMLAALRSAARHWDLAHVTTDPGAAGPKSKRASLNSNGGLMPSYDRAAGSFSSPESDEKEPDGKSMDEVSRILDEMIQDRVESGHLVKGSRGSVRVADEKQRALEPAAGIPALNTASTISEDGTTVM; from the exons ATGTCCACCATACCAGAACTGTCCCGACCGGCCGCGAGTCCCCCGGCTGGTACTCTGCCGCCACTGCCAGCACCGAAAGTCAGAAAGAGCTTGCCCCTATCAACCGACATACAGAGGGCGTCATCTCCATTACAGTCAACTTCCAAATTGCGCACGCCCTCCAGCCCGAGATCAAATTTTAACAGGTCCCCATTATCAAGTTCAATCTCTACCCAAGGCAGCCTGAGGTCTGCGTCGGGAGGTCGGAGCCCGGCCAGTCCTGAAAAGTCGCTTCGGAGGACGATAAGCATCGCGGCCTTTCCCCAGCCTCCAAAGGTCAATGGCCGTTCCTCTGTGGCTTCCACAATCTCGGGATCCAATAATATTCCGCTTGGTAGCGCGAGAGTCAAGAGTGGTTCGAGGTTAAGTTCAGGGACTACCAGCAGTTATCGAAGTTCAAGACCCCCTTCCCTTTTGAACGGGAATGGGGACAGCAGAAATGGCGCTTCCTTAGACTCACGAGAACAAGAAGCCTCCCCTACACAGAGCAGAAGCTCGTCAGCCCAAGGATCGTACTCAACAAGTGCGACCACATGTGAAGATCCGGATGATGCTACAGGGATCGCCAAGTCAAATTCGAGAACCAAGCAAGCGAAAGGAAACGTGATCGTCAGCGTCCGTGTACGTCCCAATCTGACCGGGACAGATAGTTCGGCTTCTGACAGCGATTGGGTTGTTGACGGTCGTCGCGGCCTCATTTCCTATAAAGGAAAGGAAGGCGGAGTAGACTATTTATATG ACAATGTCTTCCCGCCGCACGAGCACAATGCCAAAGTCTACGACGCCGCGGCCAAGCGCCTTGTAAGAAGGGTCATGGAAGGATATCACGGAACAGTCTTTGCTTATGGCATGACCGGGACTGGTAAAACCTTCTCTATGCAAGGGACTGCGACTTCTCCCGGTGTGATACCATTAGCAATAACGGATATCTTCTCTTTCATCAGAGAGACACCTCACCGGGAATTTCTGCTTCGCGTCAGCTATCTGGAGATCTACAACGAAAAGATTCATGACCTCCTGTCGGCGTCGGGCTCTACTGGGCTTGGGAATTCTcagcaggaggagatcaaaCTCCGCGAAGACAGCAAACGAGGTGTGTATGCAACTCCGTTAAAGGAAGAGATTGTGCAGAGCCCTACCCAACTCCTACGTGTAATTGCCAGAGGCGATCTTGCACGGAGAACGGGCAGCACGCAGTTTAATGCTCGTAGTTCAAGAAGTCATGCGGTCGTCCAGATTGTTGTGGAGAGCAGAGAACGAGCACCAACGAGCAAACCATCCCAAGAACGGCGCTCTGGTATGGCCCCAGGTGGAGTCAGGGTGTCGACCCTTAGCTTAATCGATTTAGCTGGGTCTGAGCGCGCTGCAGAGGATAAAGAGCGTCGGACAGAAGGTGCTCATATAAATAAAAGCTTGCTCACATTAGGCACGATCATCGCAAAGCTCTCGGAGAACAAAGATAAGGGCGGAACCTCAGCTGATCGCGAGGGCAGACATCTACCGTATCGCGACAGCAAGCTTACACGACTGCTACAACCGGCTCTCTCGGGGAACTCTCTTGTCAGCATCCTCTGTACAATCCAGATTGATGGGTCTGGCAGCTCAGCAACAACGGGTTCTCTTTCAACTGAGACTCTAAATACGCTGAAATTCGCCGCCCGTGCCAAGAACAGCATCGTCAGTCACGCTAAGAGGGCAGAGGAAGCCTTTGGCAGTGGCGGGGTCGATGCGGGCAGCCGAGTTCTTCTGGAGCGCTACCGCATGGAGATTCAAACACTACGCAGCCAGCTTGAAAGTCAAGCAAGGGATCAAGCTGAGAAAGAGTTAAAACTGGAAGAGCAACAATTGGAGAAAGAGGCAAAAGTGCGCCACGAGGAGCAAATGCTTGAAATGCAACTGGCTCGAACAGCGCTGAAGGAACGTATTGAACATCTCAATCGTCTGATCCTCTGCTCTAAATCAACTGGAGTCAATAGTCATAACGGTATAGCGGCCTTCGGGCGGCTTTCTAGGATGTCTACTACTGGCTCCATCTCCCGGTCTCTGCGGTCGTCTGTGAGTCAGTCAACATTAAGTGCATGCGGATTTTCATCGGTACGGCCTGTTTCCTTATTGTCGACCAACAGCACTGAATTGTCTGTGAATTTGCCGTATCGAAATGCACCTCTTGAAcacgaagaggatgaaaTTATGGGGGAGTTTGCAGACGGAAGAGCAAGCGCTCAGAGACAGATAGCTGCTCTACAAGCTGATCTTAACGATAAAAATCGATATATCTCAACGCTGGAGAGACGCCTATTGCAAGCCCGACGCTCAAGTCACTCTCGGATAACTATGGGTGTGAAGTCAGTAAATGCTCCCTCAGAAGAGCCAGACTTCAGGGCTCTGCTCCGTGAGAAAGATATGGAAATCAACGAACTCCGCTTGCAGCTGGATGATAAGGATCGGATGCTTGCGGCACTTCGGTCTGCTGCACGACACTGGGATCTCGCACATGTCACAACAGACCCAGGCGCTGCGGGCCCCAAAAGCAAGCGTGCGTCTTTGAATAGTAATGGAGGTCTTATGCCATCATATGATCGTGCGGCCGGTTCCTTTTCGTCGCCCGAATCTGATGAGAAAGAACCGGATGGAAAGAGCATGGACGAAGTCTCGCGCATACTCGATGAAATGATACAGGATAGAGTGGAGAGCGGTCATTTAGTGAAGGGATCTCGCGGAAGTGTTCGTGTTGCTGATGAAAAGCAACGAGCGCTTGAACCGGCGGCAGGTATCCCTGCGTTAAACACTGCTAGCACAATTTCAGAAGATGGGACAACTGTCATGTGA
- the kin28 gene encoding TFIIH complex serine/threonine-protein kinase subunit KIN28 has protein sequence MALSPSISQSPSATASSSSAAIKLQAASTGKSVNEEGYAPTLQSDIDRELTELLNEDIQHKYVKDKKLGEGTYAVVYLGHLRNDPSSFVAIKKIKVNTEYKDGLPMDAIREVKYLQELSHPNIIALHDVFSSKDQNLNLVLEYLPRGDLEMLIKDENIHYGVADVKAWMGMLARGVWFCHENFVLHRDIKPNNLLIASDGEVKLADFGLARSFADPYLNMTHQVITRWYRPPELLYGARQYSGAVDVWSMGMVFAELLLRVPFVAGNSDIDQISKICEAFGTPSEENWPGVSTLPNYIPSDRQSTVPLQGRDFFLRQFPTAGPAGADLLMSMCTLDPRKRSTAYQILQHGWWSTEPRPTAKEDLPRKSGGTKKMGDDLSRRGGDVDDGPFKSAARQLDFMAVRR, from the exons ATGGCACTTTCACCTTCAATTTCCCAGTCACCGTCAGCCACTGCGTCATCTTCAAGTGCAGCAATCAAATTGCAGGCTGCTTCTACCGGAAAATCAGTCAATGAAGAGGGATATGCACCTACATTACAATCAGATATTGACCGTGAACTCACAGAGCTCTTAAACGAGGACATTCAGCACAAGTATGTTAAGG ACAAGAAGCTCGGTGAGGGTACCTATGCCGTGGTTTATCTCGGGCATCTTCGCAACGACCCCTCGTCATTTGTGGCGATCAAGAAAATCAAAGTCAATACTGAGTACAAGGACGGTCTTCCTATGGATGCCATTCGCGAAGTGAAATATCTACAAGAATTATCGCATCCCAATATAATAGCTCTGCACGATGTATTCTCTTCTAAAGACCAGAATCTCAATCTGGTTTTGGAATATTTACCACGTGGTGATCTGGAGATGCTCATTAAGGACGAAAACATTCACTACGGTGTTGCAGATGTCAAGGCTTGGATGGGAATGCTTGCTAGAGGTGTTTGGTTCTGCCACGAAAACTTTGTGCTACATCGAGACATCAAACCCAACAACCTCCTCATTGCCAGTGATGGTGAGGTCAAGCTGGCCGATTTCGGCTTGGCTAGATCATTTGCAGATCCTTATTTAAATATGACACATCAGGTCATAACTCGTTGGTATCGCCCGCCCGAACTGCTTTATGGTGCCCGGCAGTACTCTGGGGCTGTTGATGTATGGTCCATGGGGATGGTATTTGCTGAACTCCTCCTGAGAGTCCCATTTGTTGCCGGAAATTCGGACATTGATCAAATATCGAAAATATGTGAAGCATTCGGCACGCCTTCCGAAGAGAATTGGCCGGGAGTCAGTACGTTGCCCAATTATATCCCCTCGGATAGGCAAAGCACTGTTCCACTACAGGGTCGTGATTTCTTCTTACGGCAGTTTCCCACGGCAGGTCCAGCGGGTGCAGATTTACTTATGTCGATGTGCACGTTGGATCCAAGGAAGCGGAGCACGGCTTATCAAATACTACAGCATGGCTGGTGGTCGACTGAACCAAGGCCGACAGCTAAGGAGGATCTTCCTCGTAAATCAGGTGGGACTAAGAAAATGGGTGACGATCTCTCAAGGCGCGGTGGCGACGTGGACGACGGTCCATTCAAGAGTGCCGCTCGACAGCTAGATTTCATGGCAGTTAGGCGTTAA
- a CDS encoding mitochondrial 37S ribosomal protein mS41: MKLCSSNLGTLSSRLIRPFSLTIQCTRCFHKNAAAPSVPSPTPFVPDVQTFLTLIGRDMKKHASKLSSWDKLFTLNSTELREVGIEPARQRRYLLRKREKFRQGIYGPGGDLEHVVDGAAQLRVVAVPVPGNQTTGGERESGPQDSSANLSPGMKRMIVNLPPDATSYEHDPSRPLKKYAHMKIHRGSLIRGPFLQPIKGTNGSAALIKVQEGMWEDRLGHKVDGGERRRAEVRAKKRSEERRKGTA, encoded by the coding sequence ATGAAGCTGTGCAGTTCAAATCTCGGCACATTGTCTTCGAGACTTATCAGACCATTTAGTCTCACCATCCAATGCACTCGTTGTTTCCACAAGAATGCTGCCGCGCCCTCTGTTCCTTCCCCAACGCCATTCGTTCCGGATGTCCAAACCTTTCTTACCTTGATCGGTCGTGATATGAAAAAGCACGCCAGCAAACTGTCTTCTTGGGACAAGCTTTTCACCCTCAACTCCACCGAACTCCGTGAAGTCGGCATCGAGCCTGCGCGCCAGCGACGATATTTACTTCGCAAACGAGAAAAGTTTAGGCAGGGCATTTACGGTCCTGGTGGTGATTTGGAGCATGTCGTCGATGGGGCCGCCCAATTGCGAGTAGTCGCAGTGCCTGTGCCGGGCAACCAAACAACCGGAGGTGAGCGAGAGTCGGGCCCTCAGGATTCCTCGGCCAACTTGTCGCCCGGTATGAAACGAATGATTGTAAATCTCCCGCCAGATGCTACCAGTTATGAGCATGATCCCTCCAGACCCCTCAAGAAGTATGCGCATATGAAAATACACCGTGGCTCTTTGATTAGGGGACCGTTCCTGCAACCAATCAAGGGAACAAACGGCAGCGCCGCTCTGATCAAGGTCCAGGAAGGTATGTGGGAGGATAGGCTGGGACACAAAGTGGACGGTGGTGAGCGGAGACGCGCTGAGGTCCGCGCCAAAAAGAGGAGCGAGGAACGGAGGAAGGGCACTGCATAA
- the cyp51B gene encoding cytochrome P450, whose translation MGLIAFILDGICKHCSTQSTWVLVGIGLLSILAVSVIINVLQQLLFKNPHEPPVVFHWFPFIGSTISYGIDPYKFFFDCRAKYGDIFTFILLGKKTTVYLGTKGNDFILNGKLRDVCAEEVYSPLTTPVFGRHVVYDCPNAKLMEQKKFVKYGLTSDALRSYVPLITDEVESFVKNSPAFQGHKGVFDVCKTIAEITIYTASRSLQGKEVRSKFDSTFAELYHNLDMGFAPINFMLPWAPLPHNRKRDAAQRKLTETYMEIIKARRQAGSKKDSEDMVWNLMSCVYKNGTPVPDEEIAHMMIALLMAGQHSSSSTASWIVLRLATRPDIMEELYQEQIRVLGSDLPPLTYDNLQKLDLHAKVIKETLRLHAPIHSIIRAVKNPMAVDGTSYVIPTSHNVLSSPGVTARSEEHFPNPLEWNPHRWDENIAASAEDDEKVDYGYGLVSKGTNSPYLPFGAGRHRCIGEQFAYLQLGTITAVLVRLFRFRNLPGVDGIPDTDYSSLFSKPLGRSFVEFEKRESATKA comes from the exons ATGGGTCTCATCGCGTTCATTCTCGACGGCATCTGCAAGCATTGCTCAACGCAGTCAACATGGGTGCTTGTTGGAATAGGACTACTATCCATCCTCGCTGTATCTGTCATTATCAATGTGCTGCAGCAGCTACTCTTCAAAAATCCCCACGAGCCTCCTGTGGTCTTCCACTGGTTCCCCTTCATTGGTAGCACCATCAGTTATGGCATCGATCCGTACAAGTTCTTTTTCGACTGCCGCGCAAAG TATGGCGATATCTTCACATTCATTCTACTTGGCAAAAAGACAACGGTGTATCTTGGTACGAAGGGCAATGACTTCATCCTAAACGGCAAGCTGCGAGATGTTTGCGCTGAGGAGGTGTATTCTCCACTCACTACGCCTGTTTTTGGTCGACATGTTGTGTATGACTGCCCTAATGCTAAGCTTatggagcagaagaag TTCGTCAAATACGGTCTCACCTCTGATGCGCTCCGATCTTATGTTCCCTTAATTACGGATGAAGTAGAGAGCTTTGTCAAAAATTCTCCGGCGTTCCAGGGACACAAGGGCGTCTTCGATGTATGCAAAACAATCGCTGAAATCACCATTTACACTGCTTCGCGCTCGCttcaaggaaaagaagttCGAAGCAAATTTGATTCCACATTCGCAGAGTTGTACCATAACCTTGACATGGGCTTCGCTCCTATCAACTTCATGTTACCCTGGGCCCCCCTACCCCACAACCGCAAAAGGGATGCTGCGCAGCGCAAATTGACCGAAACTTATATGGAAATTATTAAGGCACGTCGTCAGGCTGGCAGTAAGAAGGATTCTGAAGACATGGTCTGGAACCTCATGTCCTGCGTTTACAAGAACGGCACGCCGGTTCCCGATGAGGAAATCGCTCATATGATGATTGCCTTGTTGATGGCGGGTCAacattcttcctcttctactGCTTCCTGGATTGTTCTGCGCCTTGCGACACGGCCTGATATAATGGAAGAGCTATATCAGGAACAAATTCGTGTTCTCGGATCTGACTTGCCTCCACTCACGTATGACAATCTGCAGAAGTTGGATTTGCACGCgaaggtcatcaaggagacTCTACGCTTGCATGCACCGATTCACTCGATCATTCGAGCAGTGAAGAATCCCATGGCTGTGGATGGTACTTCATATGTGATCCCTACATCTCATAAtgttctctcttctccaggcGTCACTGCCAGGTCTGAGGAGCACTTCCCAAATCCACTCGAATGGAACCCTCACCGTTGGGATGAGAACATTGCAGCTAGCGctgaggacgacgagaaagTTGATTATGGCTACGGGTTAGTTAGCAAGGGCACCAATAGCCCGTACCTCCCGTTTGGCGCTGGACGGCATAGGTGCATTGGCGAGCAATTTGCATATCTTCAGCTTGGCACAATCACTGCTGTACTTGTGCGGTTATTCAGATTCCGTAATTTGCCAGGTGTCGATGGCATCCCCGACACAGACTACTCT TCTCTGTTCTCCAAACCGCTTGGCCGATCTTTTGTGGAGTTTGAAAAGCGCGAGTCCGCTACCAAAGCCTGA